A single Candoia aspera isolate rCanAsp1 chromosome 7, rCanAsp1.hap2, whole genome shotgun sequence DNA region contains:
- the RAB19 gene encoding ras-related protein Rab-19 gives MAFTSVEMDDAFDYLFKIILIGDSNVGKTCVVHRFKSGHYHAKQQNTIGVDFTVRSLEIDGKKVKIQVWDTAGQERFRTITQSYYRSAHGAILAYDITRRSTFESIPQWIYEIEKFGAANLVLMLIGNKSDETEKRQVLFEDACTLAEKHGLLAVLETSAKEAQNIDEVFILMAKELMARNTLQLHGENGSSHNVHLDARPVTVSQTETSNCSC, from the exons ATGGCTTTCACCAGTGTAGAGATGGATGATGCCTTTGACTACTTGTTCAAGATCATCCTGATTGGAGACTCAAATGTGGGGAAGACATGTGTGGTCCATCGCTTCAAGTCAGGACACTACCATGCCAAGCAGCAGAACACTATTGGGGTTGACTTTACGGTGCGTTCCCTGGAAATTGATGGCAAGAAGGTGAAG ATACAGGTGTGGGATACAGCAGGCCAAGAACGCTTCCGCACAATAACTCAAAGTTATTATCGCAGTGCCCATGGTGCTATTCTTGCCTACGATATAACCAGAAGATCTACGTTTGAGTCTATTCCTCAGTGGATTTATGAAATTGAAAAATTTGGCGCAGCAAACTTGGTCTTAATGTTGATTG GGAACAAATCAGATGAAACAGAGAAACGGCAAGTCCTGTTTGAAGATGCTTGCACGTTGGCAGAGAAGCATGGTCTTCTGGCTGTATTGGAGACTTCAGCCAAAGAGGCCCAAAATATTGATGAGGTCTTTATCTTGATGGCTAAGGAATTGATGGCTAGGAATACCTTACAACTTCATGGGGAAAATGGCTCTTCACACAACGTCCATCTGGATGCTAGACCAGTGACGGTCTCACAGACGGAGACATCCAACTGCTCATGTTGA